From a region of the Procambarus clarkii isolate CNS0578487 chromosome 18, FALCON_Pclarkii_2.0, whole genome shotgun sequence genome:
- the LOC138365995 gene encoding uncharacterized protein, whose product MASYIANNAGYTALSDSAPCSVQYTLNMVFKVEWDLSIGPLRLRFVGEDRNWEDQDLTLQEDQDLTLQEDQDLTPHLEDQNLTLQQDQDLTLQEDQDLTPHLEDQNLTLQQDQDLTLQEDQDLTLQEDQDLTLQEDQDLTLQEDQDLTLQEDQDLTPHLEDQDLTLQEDQDLPLQEDQDLTPHLEDQDLTLQENQDLTPHQEQQLLPRVETANESTASMNSLAPGVSNWPQGAKSGSQRVKNRPKRVRTLGVKIEPPEVKNEPPEVKNEPPEVRNEPLGAFFQGFDHKEIRHPLGVKKEPLGVKKEPLGVKKEPLGVKKEPLGVKIEPPEVRNEPPEVRNEPLGAFFQGFDHKENEPLWVKNEPPEVKNEPPEVKNEPLGAFFQGFDHKENEPLDAFFQGFDHEENEPLGPFFQGFEFKENEPLDWFIQGFDHKENEPLGVRNEPRGAFFQGFDHKEIRHPLGVKKEPLGVKKEPLGVKQEPLGVKKEPLGVKKEPLGVKKEPLGVKKEPLGVKKEPLGAFFQGFDHKENEPQGVKKEPLGVKNEPLGAFFQGFDHKENEPLGVKNEPLGAFFQGFDHKEVRHPLGVKNEPLGERNWPQGTTTGSQQVKSGPQRMRNGPRRVKPLGVRIGPSGVMNEPTEVRNEPPEVRNELLGVWNGSPEVRNDSLGVRKRTQRMTTEPQEMWAPATNHHQPTTAHPAWQQPLSATEVVDSIKDTFVGVKERLVGFRNSVVGSDAVAGIKEGIPELMEKLTNSDQMMDFKLKMDDVSYDLADMADNFSDNVSDAVSDAVSKVMEVVWDTKKFVTPAIKKYTF is encoded by the exons gaggaccaagacctcacactgcaggaggaccaggacctcacactgcaggaggaccaggacctcacacccCACCTGGAGGATCAGAACCTCACACTGCAgcaggaccaggacctcacactgcaggaggaccaggacctcacacccCACCTGGAGGATCAGAACCTCACACTGCAgcaggaccaggacctcacactgcaggaggaccaggacctcacactgcaggaggaccaggacctcacactgcaggaggaccaagacctcacactgcaggaggaccaggacctcacactgcaggaggaccaggacctcacaccccacctggaggaccaggacctcacactgcaggaggaccaggacctcccactgcaggaggaccaggacctcacaccccacctggaggaccaggacctcacactgcaGGAGAACCAGGACCTCACGCCTCACCAGGAGCAGCAGCTCCTGCCACGGGTTGAGACAGCAAATGAGTCTACTGCAAGTATGAACTCTCTAGCCCCAGGGGTGAGCAACTGGCCCCAGGGGGCGAAGAGCGGGTCCCAGAGGGTGAAGAACAGGCCCAAGAGGGTGAGGACCTTGGGGGTGAAGATCGAGCCCCCGGAGGTGAAGAACGAGCCCCCGGAGGTGAAGAACGAGCCCCCGGAGGTGAGGAACGAGCCCCTGGGTGCGTTCTTCCAGGGGTTCGACCACAAAGAAATTCGTCACCCCCTAGGGGTGAAGAAGGAGCCCCTGGGGGTGAAGAAGGAGCCCCTGGGGGTAAAGAAGGAGCCCCTGGGGGTAAAGAAGGAGCCACTGGGGGTGAAGATCGAGCCCCCGGAGGTGAGGAACGAGCCCCCGGAGGTGAGGAACGAGCCCCTGGGTGCGTTCTTCCAGGGGTTCGACCACAAAGAAAACGAGCCCCTGTGGGTGAAGAACGAGCCCCCGGAGGTGAAGAACGAGCCCCCGGAGGTGAAGAACGAGCCCCTGGGTGCGTTCTTCCAGGGGTTCGATCACAAAGAAAACGAGCCCCTGGATGCGTTCTTCCAGGGGTTCGACCACGAAGAAAACGAGCCCCTGGGTCCGTTCTTCCAGGGGTTCGAATTCAAAGAAAACGAGCCCCTGGATTGGTTCATCCAGGGGTTCGACCACAAAGAAAACGAGCCCCTGGGGGTGAGGAACGAGCCCCGGGGTGCGTTCTTCCAGGGGTTCGACCACAAAGAAATTCGTCACCCCCTGGGGGTGAAGAAGGAGCCCCTGGGGGTGAAGAAGGAGCCCCTGGGGGTAAAGCAGGAGCCCCTGGGGGTGAAGAAGGAGCCCCTGGGGGTGAAGAAGGAGCCCCTGGGGGTGAAGAAGGAGCCCCTGGGGGTAAAGAAGGAGCCCCTGGGGGTGAAGAAGGAGCCCCTGGGTGCGTTCTTCCAGGGGTTCGACCACAAAGAAAACGAGCCCCAGGGGGTGAAGAAGGAGCCCCTGGGGGTGAAGAACGAGCCCCTAGGTGCGTTCTTCCAGGGGTTCGACCACAAAGAAAACGAGCCCTTGGGGGTGAAGAACGAGCCCCTAGGTGCGTTCTTTCAGGGGTTCGACCACAAAGAAGTTCGTCACCCCCTGGGTGTGAAGAACGAGCCCCTGGGGGAGAGGAACTGGCCCCAGGGTACGACGACCGGGTCCCAGCAGGTGAAGAGCGGGCCCCAGAGGATGAGGAACGGCCCCCGGAGGGTGAAGCCCCTGGGGGTGAGGATCGGGCCCTCGGGGGTGATGAACGAGCCAACTGAG GTGAGGAACGAGCCCCCGGAGGTGAGGAACGAGCTCCTGGGGGTATGGAACGGGTCCCCGGAGGTGAGGAACGATTCCCTGGGGGTTAGGAAAAGGACCCAGCGGATGACAACTGAGCCCCAGGAGATGTGGGCCCCGGCGACTAACCATCATCAGCCCACGACGGCACATCCCGCCTGGCAGCAGCCACTCTCAGCCACGGAGGTTGTCGATAGTATCAAAGACACTTTCGTGGGAGTGAAAGAACGCCTCGTAGGCTTCAGGAACTCCGTCGTGGGTTCTGACGCAGTCGCGGGCATCAAAGAAGGAATTCCTGAGTTGatggagaaattgacgaattccgACCAGATGAtggattttaaactgaaaatggaTGATGTCAGCTACGACTTAGCTGACATGGCGGACAATTTTTCGGATAATGTGTCCGACGCCGTGTCCGACGCCGTGTCCAAGGTCATGGAAGTCGTCTGGGACACAAAGAAATTTGTCACGCCTGCGATAAAGAAATACACCTTCTGA